A region of Anguilla rostrata isolate EN2019 chromosome 10, ASM1855537v3, whole genome shotgun sequence DNA encodes the following proteins:
- the LOC135233402 gene encoding uncharacterized protein LOC135233402 produces the protein MAFKPEQEVQPENIEMIGCPVQESSCVKTRPWPSSDKQSHNHPGAVDTMGTNSKPVFAHDEGLTVCEMTEDAEGVEEGKMEKKAEEKVAEAKLGVLCSPEGMPRSCLSQEAEPQSPTMAEHKPRPDGSSAEGHIKVTDRIAGQKKVFWKRQKAKPKMQTAEAAGTEGGPQNTRAPFRLQDFMCSKISKHYTVLLLLDLLAFPVNSNETPKQRMCAVCLEKDCATGVRIIYPAGNDTAVWSKASSPTGIQKCSMENLKPDAPCKMANGSLVQLANETLHFEGVDSSGERHTFNSQISPCDELNLPPSSTLSPTPIHNTSPPAATNDPGIIIGIIIGSVIGSIGGIGIGIGIGFLIWKRKSCGQGQDKVPAHDPEDRNENTMEMQPLKEGVANGNVNGVH, from the exons CAACCAGAGAATATTGAGATGATAGGATGTCCTGTGCAGGAAAGTAG CTGTGTGAAAACCAGGCCATGGCCCAGCTCTGACAAACAGTCACACAACCACCCCGGAGCAGTCGACACCATGGGAACAAACTCGAAACCTGTCTTTGCTCATGATGAAGGCCTGACTGTTTGTGAGATGACGGAGGATGCGGAGGGGGTGGAAGAAGGAAAGAtggagaagaaagcagaggagaAGGTGGCTGAGGCAAAATTGGGGGTTTTGTGCAGCCCTGAGGGTATGCCTCGGTCATGCTTGTCACAGGAAGCTGAGCCCCAATCTCCAACCATGGCTGAACACAAGCCCCGCCCTGACGGCTCCTCTGCTGAAGGTCACATAAAGGTCACTGACAGGATAGCGGGACAGAAGAAGGTGTTCTGGAAGAGGCAGAAGGCAAAGCCCAAAATGCAGACGGCAGAGGCGGCCGGGACGGAAGGTGGCCCCCAAAACACTCGGGCCCCATTTCGTCTTCAGGACTTCATGTGCTCCAAAATTTCGAAACATT ACACTGTCCTGCTCCTACTTGATTTATTGGCATTTCCCGTGAACAGCAATGAGACTCCCAAGCAAA GAATGTGTGCAGTTTGCTTGGAAAAGGACTGCGCAACTGGTGTGAGAATAATCTACCCAGCAGGCAACGACACAGCAGTTTGGTCGAAAGCAAGCTCCCCAACTGGAATCCAAAAATGCTCCATGGAGAATCTAAAGCCAGATGCTCCCTGTAAGATGGCTAATGGTAGCCTTGTCCAACTGGCTAACGAGACGCTTCATTTTGAAGGGGTGGACTCTTCTGGTGAAAGGCACACATTCAACTCACAGATTTCGC CCTGCGATGAGCTTAATCTGCCTCCCAGTTCCACGCTTTCCCCCA CTCCCATCCACAACACGTCCCCTCCTGCAGCTACGAACGATCCAG GCATCATCATTGGCATCATCATCGGCAGCGTCATCGGCAGCATCGGCGGCATTGGCATCGGCATCGGCATCGGATTTTTGATTTGGAA GCGAAAGAGCTGTGGACAAGGACAGGACAAGGTGCCTGCTCATGACCCTGAGGATCGTAATGAGAACACCATGGAGATGCAGCCTCTTAAGGAAGGAGTTGCAAACGGAAACGTTAACGGGGTCCATTGA
- the LOC135233403 gene encoding stabilizer of axonemal microtubules 1-like isoform X1 gives MHWARGRNTPRNRSPVYRRAHTPFTHTLIPMGNLESPTSLPVCHWTVGGNRSTQRKPTLTWGEHVNSTQKGPKPRFIRPGYAFQTVTQNPYKAGERKTAERKTTGTKTPGRKTVGYSPPRDMYTTSYREEFCNWEGTKRKPFKPCDNLMRSDGAFQGITTYQVDFSYKRLAGGQTDYRPQVAKAPERQSFQGPAPYAVQHKIKPNRPSRLQGVIYAPSAAAPLDLGSALRGQRGEEPSSAPPPKPAREAVSSASRRAFAHSTEYQATFRAWPTPPVYQHAYPVYDPPRGTMDFLTSYSCDYRPWGVQTRPPIRQREEFDRPTGAFQHTTTYLADFTPKVATPTRARPAQRR, from the exons atgcattgggcgagaggcaggaatacaccccggaacaggtcgccagtctatcgcagggcacacacaccattcactcacacactcatacctatgggcaatttagagtctccaactAGCCTTCCTGTATGtcattggactgtgggaggaaaccggagtacccagaggaaacccacgctaacatggggagaacatgtaaactccacacagaaaggccccaagccaagatttATAAG GCCAGGCTATGCCTTCCAGACTGTGACCCAAAATCCTTACAAGGCCGGAGAGAGGAAGACTGCGGAGAGGAAGACCACAGGAACGAAGACCCCTGGGAGGAAGACTGTCGGATACAGCCCACCCAGGGATATGTACACGACGTCCTACAGAG AGGAATTCTGTAACTGGGAGGGTACGAAACGGAAACCCTTCAAGCCCTGTGACAACCTGATGCGGAGCGATGGTGCATTCCAGGGCATCACCACCTACCAGGTCGACTTCAGCTACAAGCGCTTGGCGGGCGGCCAGACCGACTACCGGCCGCAGGTCGCCAAGGCGCCCGAGCGCCAGTCATTCCAGGGCCCCGCCCCTTACGCCGTGCAGCACAAGATCAAGCCAAACCGTCCGTCCAGACTGCAGGGGGTCATCTACGCCCCCAGCGCCGCCGCCCCGCTGGACTTAGGCTCCGCCCTcaggggacagaggggggaggagcccagctcagccccgcccccaaagcCCGCGCGGGAGGCGGTCAGCAGCGCCTCCCGCCGCGCCTTCGCCCACTCCACCGAGTATCAGGCCACCTTCCGGGCGTGGCCCACGCCGCCCGTCTACCAGCACGCGTACCCGGTCTATGACCCCCCCAGGGGGACCATGGATTTCCTCACCTCCTACTCCTGCGACTACCGGCCCTGGGGCGTGCAGACGCGCCCCCCCATTCGCCAGCGGGAGGAGTTTGACAGGCCCACGGGGGCCTTCCAGCACACAACCACGTACCTGGCAGACTTCACGCCCAaggtggccacgcccacccgcgCCAGGCCAGCGCAGAGGAGATAG
- the LOC135233403 gene encoding stabilizer of axonemal microtubules 1-like isoform X2: protein MAIQSFSVAGPFTPGYAFQTVTQNPYKAGERKTAERKTTGTKTPGRKTVGYSPPRDMYTTSYREEFCNWEGTKRKPFKPCDNLMRSDGAFQGITTYQVDFSYKRLAGGQTDYRPQVAKAPERQSFQGPAPYAVQHKIKPNRPSRLQGVIYAPSAAAPLDLGSALRGQRGEEPSSAPPPKPAREAVSSASRRAFAHSTEYQATFRAWPTPPVYQHAYPVYDPPRGTMDFLTSYSCDYRPWGVQTRPPIRQREEFDRPTGAFQHTTTYLADFTPKVATPTRARPAQRR from the exons ATGGCTATTCAGAGCTTTAGCGTTGCCGGTCCCTTCAC GCCAGGCTATGCCTTCCAGACTGTGACCCAAAATCCTTACAAGGCCGGAGAGAGGAAGACTGCGGAGAGGAAGACCACAGGAACGAAGACCCCTGGGAGGAAGACTGTCGGATACAGCCCACCCAGGGATATGTACACGACGTCCTACAGAG AGGAATTCTGTAACTGGGAGGGTACGAAACGGAAACCCTTCAAGCCCTGTGACAACCTGATGCGGAGCGATGGTGCATTCCAGGGCATCACCACCTACCAGGTCGACTTCAGCTACAAGCGCTTGGCGGGCGGCCAGACCGACTACCGGCCGCAGGTCGCCAAGGCGCCCGAGCGCCAGTCATTCCAGGGCCCCGCCCCTTACGCCGTGCAGCACAAGATCAAGCCAAACCGTCCGTCCAGACTGCAGGGGGTCATCTACGCCCCCAGCGCCGCCGCCCCGCTGGACTTAGGCTCCGCCCTcaggggacagaggggggaggagcccagctcagccccgcccccaaagcCCGCGCGGGAGGCGGTCAGCAGCGCCTCCCGCCGCGCCTTCGCCCACTCCACCGAGTATCAGGCCACCTTCCGGGCGTGGCCCACGCCGCCCGTCTACCAGCACGCGTACCCGGTCTATGACCCCCCCAGGGGGACCATGGATTTCCTCACCTCCTACTCCTGCGACTACCGGCCCTGGGGCGTGCAGACGCGCCCCCCCATTCGCCAGCGGGAGGAGTTTGACAGGCCCACGGGGGCCTTCCAGCACACAACCACGTACCTGGCAGACTTCACGCCCAaggtggccacgcccacccgcgCCAGGCCAGCGCAGAGGAGATAG